The DNA segment AAAATCTGTCTGGCGATTTATTTGAGAAAATCACCAAAGCGCTCAATGCATAACGATTGATTTAAAGCACTAAACTGGAGCCCCGCAGCATGTATCGCGGGGCTTTTTTTATTCATGGCTGGTCACGTGTTCTTTTGCCGTTAGAGATAGTCCTCTACGCTGTATGGCGGCATAAAATGTGGTCAGTGACTCTTCTAGGCGTTCTGCCAGACCCGCATCGAGCGTAGCTTCCCGCGAGGCGTAATCAATTTGTATGTCGGTTGCAAAAACACCGTGTAGTACTTCTTGAGCTTTTAACGCGCTCAGTACGGGCTTGAGTGCATAGTCCAAGGCTAAAAAGTGATTGGACGATCCTGCGGTCGCAAGCGGAAGCACCACTTTGTGCTCAAGCGCACGTTCGGGAAGCAGATCTAGAATACTTTTCAATGCGCCAGAATAAGCCGCCTTATAAACCGGCGTGGCGACCAGCAGGCCGTCTGCTCGGCTCAACGCATAGTTCAACGCCAGTATTTGTGGGCTATTAAAATTGGCAAATAAGAGATCTTCGGCCACGAAATCTTGCAGGCTAAAATGCACGATTTCTACGTTATAACGAGCAAGCCAGCGGTGAGCAACTGCGAGTAGGGCGGAAGAGCGTGATGGCTGTTTTGGGCTGCCAGCCAGAGAAACAATAACCATAGAAGGCTCCAGATAAGCGTAAATGGAATGTTAAATTTAAATTCCATTTCACCCTAGCAGGCAAAATAAGTTATTAAAAATTTCTTTTTATTCTTTTAAGTTCAAAAATTTTATATAGGAAATCGGATATCTTGCCGCTATCACAAAACGTAAACGTCACTAAATGCCTATAAATGAGTGGGTAAGGGTAATCGTTTGCGCTGAATGCGTTCTTTTTGTCTTTAATCAATTCCAATCTGTTGAAAGATACCGGATAATACCGCCCCGACTTGCCACCGGATATAACAATTAATAAAAACAATAAGTTGTGATTTCGTGGTGTGCTATTGGGGTGCTGATGTCTCCAAAAAGCACCCCTGAATATCCAATAATAGCCGCCTTATCCCCTCACTTTACTTGGCACTTTTTCAATTCTTGGCGTGCTATATCTCGCCGATGGTCGATGAATTCAGCCAAATCCTGTAAGTGAATCATTCGAGGGGATTTATTTGAATCAGCCAAACGGAAGGTTGGTATTGGTAAGGAACCTTCGTTTGCTCTGACCGCGGCTGTTTCTGGTTTCATCCCAAGGTATTTATCAGCTATGATGGAAAGCGGGATTGAGGCTGTTTCATATTCCGCCATTAGTAAAAAGATTGTATTCACGTTTTATTCTCCACATGGCTAGCTTTTACATCCACGATCACTCCAGCTAATTCTAGGCTTCTATACACATCACGCTCATAGCGCCTATGCTGGAAAACCCCATCAAACCAATAGTTACTGTCGTTAACACTTGGAATGCACAGCGGGCTATTTCCGCCATCAATCACTGTAATGCTTCGTGATGTTCTATCGCGAATTGCTATAGCACCTTTCTTCTTTAATGCCTTGAGATGCAAGGTGGCGGAGTTTGGGGATTTGAACCCCATAGCCTCCGAAATCTCGCTAACCGTTGGTGATATACCATTTCGCTGAATGTAACTTGTTATAACGTTTAGCACGGCACGTTGTTGCTTGGTGAGTTCCTGCATTAACTCCTCCTATATGCCTATGCAACCTTAACTACGGCGGTAAAATAGTTTTTAGCGATCGCCATCTGCTCGGCATCATTCATCGCGTCATGAAGCGCGTTGTGCTTAATCATCTGGAAGTATGGCTGGTGGTCAGGAACATAACCTTTTTTGCCACCAGTGAGCGCATCGATGTACGTCCGAACGTCGCGCTTGCCGTTGTACTTCCACGGGCATTCCATGTGGCACGCGCGGTATGCGCTTTCTAGAATCGAGCCATCAAAGTCGGTACCGCGAAAGTAAATCGTGGCGCCAGTATGTTGAGCAATCCAACTATTCAGATTAAGCAGCTGGTCAGCTAACGATTCACGATCGCCGGATAATGCTTCCTGCGCATCCTGCTTCTGATTTCTCCACCAATGCTGTGTATCTTTTGAGACAGAGCGCCCAAGCATCAGCTGGTCGTTAGCATCAAGCAGGCAGTAGAACGCATTAGCTGAATAGTCAGAAAGCTCAGGCTCACGGCTTACAGCCAGAATAGATTCGCGAGTACCTTCCAGATTGGCAACATCAAAAGCAAAAGCGCCGATAGATAGGATGAGAGCAGAAGGGCGCACATCCATAGTTTCGGTATCGATCACGATAGTGTTAATCATATTATTCACCCTCACAATTTATGCAGCTCGTATCGTCACCCGCATCGCATTGGTCACATTTCTCCATCCCGCAATGTGGGCAGTCTTTTGTATAGGTTGGCGCTTCGTTGCCACAGCTCGAACATTCTTCTATTTCTGGTGCTTGAAGGGTTGGGTTATCCATTGTTTTGCTCCTGTGCTGGGGCTACGGAAATCAGATAATCGCCAAAATCAGTGATATAGCTAATTCGACCTGAACGCTGTAGCGCTCCGATTTGTTCAAGCCGCTGCACCTGTTCTTTTTCCAGATCGTGACCGCCTGATTCTGGATCGTCACAGCACTCAACAAAGCGGTGTAACGCTGCAATGTCTGCGTCAGTAACAAACGAACGCCACTGTTCCGCTATTACAGGTTGTGCGGGTGCTTCATCGCTAAGCAATGGAGGTAAGTCAGGAACAGTCACGCCAAACAATGCAGCTAGGGCGCAATAATTTTGTTCGGAGTGATAGCGGCCTTTACAACGAACAAGCTTCTCAGCTGCTTTCCTGAGCGCCAATAACTCCTCTGCCACGCTGACAGGCAACATCACGCAGCCGTTCCCGACTTCGATACAGTTTTTGATTCTTTTTTCTAAACGTTCAGTTGTTAATTCAGACATTGTTCAGATCTCCCACAACCTCAATCAGAATGTCATTTGCTAAATCGAGGCTGATCACATCATTTTCTGTATATGGAGATAGCGGCTCTTTAGCTGGCTGAAAGTGCAATACTGTATGGTTCCCGTAATAGTTGATGTACCGCAGCCGATAGCACTTACCAAAAACACAAACAACATCATTAGGCTTTGCTTCAATAGCGAGCTTTTTAACTTTGTTGTTGGTCAGCTGGTGGACCTCACGCAATACATCAAACTGTGTAATGGCTTCACGTAATATTGCCGCTGCTTCTGGATATTGATCATTAATAAGCTTCACGCCTGCATGCGCTTGCTTAATTAACGTCTTTGGGGGTAATTCATTTAATCTCATGGTCATTTCTCCACACATTAAAATAACGTTTTTGTTTGGTTCGGCTTTTTCGTTTTCTTTACTGATGCAGGTTTGTCCTCAGCCAACCCATAACGATTAGCCCATACTCTTGCATGCTTTAAACAGTCATCGAACATCTGGCCTTTACGTGATGCTTGGGACATGCGGCGGTATAGATCTACGCCTTGGTTTGCCCCCCCCCACAGCGAGAGATTCGGAGAACCCCTCCTGCAGTAGTGTTTTCTTTATGTTGTCCTGAATGAATTTTTCCAACTAATGAGGATCACCTCTTAAAGCGCTGGAATAACCAGCGCAAATATCAGAGTTATTTTTCTGCCTTGTATTCAAGAACTGAAACCAGACCTAAAACCACTGTCCGCATAAAGAAAAGTTTGACGCCAGCCTCTTGGCGCCAGCGGTACGGAAGATCGTCTTCATTTTGGTAGTTAATATCTGAGAGAAGGTTGATCGCTTTAAAATGAAACTTTTCAGTTAACTGGAAGCTAATCCCATCCATATCGAGGCGAACTTTCTCAACAATAAAACCGGCATCTAACTTATCGATAATTTCTTGCTGCATATCGTCGATTTCAGATCCGGAATATTTAATGATTTCTTTTTGATCACCCAAGCGACCAAGCTGGATAAAATCAGAGAAGCGAAATCCTTCGAATGGCTCAAGGCCAGATGTTAGATAGGTTCTGAGTCGGGTTGTGAGGCCATGTTTGACGTCACTAACATTGATGGTCTCGGTCTTAACTGAACCGCATGCTTTAACCAGTAGACTAACAACGATGTCAGATAGTGGCTTACTACCGGTGGCAACAATTAAAAGCTTGTTGGCCTCATCGTAATAAGCAAAGAGATAGGTAGTTTTAACAAATGCAGTTTTGCATAATTCCACAATCACGTTGTTCTTGATAATGGCCTTGTCTTTTCGTTTTAACTTGCATTCAGAGTTCAACTCGATCGCTGCAACGCGAGTCTCAACTTCTTTGTTTACTACTGAGGATGGAATGATTTTCTCGTCACGACGAACGGTGATTGTGTACCCGCCAGTAATTGGGGTAACGAGTTCGCCAGTGATGGTATTTACAGCGAAGCCTGAACGAGCGAATTCTGTTTCCGATATATCAGAGAACATGCACTCCTTCATGTGGCCTTCCAGTAGGTCAGCATTTGGTAGTGTTGCTTTGAATACGATGGCGTTTTTAATCTGAGCCAGTTTCATACGATTATTTCTCCACACGTTTTTTAGATATGAGTTTCCCCGGTGCGAATTAATGAAAATTCACACAAACAGATAGGATCTCTAATAATTCTCCACACAAATGAGCTGTGGTAGCCGGACTTGAACCAGCGCGTACCCGCTACGCTATGAACGCTTGCGACGCTCTACCAACTGAGCTACACCACAACGTAAAGAGCACTAAATGATGCTTCTAACAGCTATCGGTTTGGGAATGACACCTATTGGCTCTGAATCCTTAATCACAGATAGTGCTCTTTACGTTGTATGCTCGTCTTGCGTCATGCTGTGTTGATAAAACTAATTTAAGACAACTTAAATTTAACGTCAAGCTTAATGTGAAGATAACTTAATTTATTTGTTTGCCGTGTCCTAAATTGTCCATAGTGGTAGAGTCAGCAAAACAGGAGGATATATGAACAAGAACGCGATCGGCTACAACGACCTATGCGAAGCTGTGGGTAAGGCAACGCTGAATTTGGTGTCTTACAAGCAAGAGGTGACTAAGGAGTACATCATTTCGATGTTGGAATCTTTCGCTCAGATTGAGTATGACGAGAAGAGAAGGGCGACGTACATAATGGCAGCGGAGGTGATGAAGGAGTGAGGGCAATAAAAACCCCGCTCGGCGGCGGGGTTAGAAAATGTACTTTGCAAATCCTAAGATGGCCATTGCTATGCCAAGAGTCCAAATTATTTGCTTATTTGTGGCTGATGCTATCGCTGCTATCATTTCACTTGAACTGGGTTTTTTTGATATATTTGAATCGATATCAACTACTTTCTGCAGAATAACAGCAACATCTCTACTCAGATTTGAGGTTTCAGTCTGCATTTTTTTCAGGTCAGACTTAATATCAGCAACATCCGTTTTGATGTGAGAAACTTCAGCCTCGAGAACTGCTAGACGTTTTTCCAATCCTCCCCCCCCATTATTGGTAGTTTTCCCTCCACTAGAAGTATAAGAATCTTCTATAACTTGGAAAACATCAAAAGATGTAAGTTCAGGATGGGATATTATCACTGGTCCACTACTGGTCATATACCCAAAAAAAGGTTTTCCAACACTATTATCAGCCGGATAGGCCATAATTAGTTACCTTCAAACTGTTTTTTTAGGGATAAATAGAAAGCCTCAGCCTGTTTATATGTCATTGTTATTGATGCTACTTTCTTCTTTTCATAGTCCTGCTTGCTGATTTCTCCACGAATGTCTACATAGGGGACTGGTTCATTTACTATGAACATAAAATTGGCCATTCTATCGGTATCATTTATGCGGAAAATGGTACAACCTGCAACTTCAGCGTAGGCATTAATATAGTCTTTAGTTGGTTGTATTTCTTTGAAGTTATTTTTGTCTGCTATATTCATATAGTTACCATTTTTCCTTATAGTTTTTTCAGCAAGGTTTAATTTCCAACCACCTAGAACGTATCCTCAGCCCATTGGGCTAAACCAGTATCACGGAAGGTTGGCTATCTTAGCGTCAACGACAACTCCAACAATTCTGCAGTTACCATTAATCGGTATCATGCTGTACTGCGGATTAAGTGGTTTCAGATATCTATGTCCAGCATCAACGACGTACTTTTTAAACGTCGCTTCATTCTCACTCTCAAGTTTGGCAACTACTAACTTTCCGCTTACAGCTTCCACTTCTGGATCGACTAGTATCACTGTTCCTTCTGGTATACTCAGCCCAGAAGGCGCAGTCATAGAATCGCCTTTAACTTCAAGCCAAAACGACCCTTCTGAACAATCAACGGTTGTTTCATACCAGCGATCTATTCCACTTCGGTGATACGGCTCAATGGCTTCACACCACATCCCCGCACTTACCCAACTAATAAGCGGATAGTCTCCCTTTGGCCTATTTGGTCCCAAATACTCGATGTTGTCATTTGTATTAGTGTCGCCTCGAATAATGAATTGGGGCGAGCACTTCAAAGCCGTTGCCAGTGAAAGAAGGTTATCACCAGTAGGCTCCGTCTCATCTCTCTCCCATTGTGAAATGGCGACGTTAGACACTCCGACAGAAGACGAGAGTTTCATTTGAGATAACTTCAGCTCTTTCCGGCGCGCACGAATGCGATCGCCAATAGTTTCATTTTTCATAGTTAAGACATCTTAAATGTTATTGACTTAAGATTCCTTTAGATTAATATTTAAGAGTTCTTTAATTTCGAGGCAGGTCTATGTACAAACAAACCGTTATTGACTACTTCGGAACCCAGCGAGCTGTAGCAAAAGCCCTAGGTATTAGCGATGCGGCAGTATCTCAGTGGAAAGATATTATCCCTGAAAAAGACGCCTATCGATTGGAAATCGTTACTGCTGGTGCCCTGAAGTATGACGATGCTGCTTACCGTGAAGCAACTCGAGCAACAACACCGTTCTTTAACAGTTCTATCAGTACCAGAAGTCTTACTGTGGGACGGCTACGTCTAGAAAATGAAACCCACGGCGGAGTTTCTAAGACTGAGCTACGTCCAGATATTTGCCCTAAATCTAAAGGGTATTGAGAGCGATTAAAACCACAAAAGAGAGACCAGCACTGTGGACAACAAGAATTTTCCAGCCCCGGCAGATATGACAGCAGCAATGCACAAGCTGATCACATCGACACCGGGTGGGTATGAAGCGATGGCGCAACAGCTATCACACGATGGGACCCATAACGCGCTAAGTAATCGCGTTCGCCAGATTGGTGGGCAAATGGTGCCGTTCGGCATGGTCATTCAAATGGAGGCTTTTTCCGGTCGCACGGATATTACCGAAGCTATGTGTAAGCGTGCTGGTGGTGTGTTCGTGAAACTGCCTGATGTGGATCAGGTCGGGAATGAAGAGTTGCTGCACAAGTTTAACGACCTGCTGGCGGCTCTGGGTGATTTTAGCCGAGCTCATAACGAGTTCACCCATGATGGCGTGCTTGACCGAGAAGAAAGCAAACGCCTACGTGCTAAAGGTTATCGAGCACAGTCTTTGATAGCCGAGATTTGGGTGATTTCAGAAATGCTGTGGGGAGAGGGTGACGCCAAGAGTATGCAGCTCTTGGCGTCGGGTGCGACTAAATCAGTGTGTGGAGAAATAACCGCGTGAGCAATTTAACAATAAATTCTCATCTTCCGCAACTGCGCTGTAAGCCGGTAAGAAATGCTTTGCCGCCAGCTCCGTTACGGTATGAACGAAGAATAGCAAAACGATGGGTGCCGTGTAACCACAGCAGAGCCACGGCAATTGTGGGTGTAATAAAAAGACGCTGGGGGCTCTATGACAAATCTTAATGTAACTGGCATGGCGCCATATCAAAACCATCAGGTTATGAACTCAGCGCAGCCAATGATGAGCAGCCGTGAAATCGCAGAGTTAGTTAAAAGCAAACACGGTGATGTTAAACGTTCAGCCGAACGCCTAGTGGGTGCGGGTATTTTAACCGCGCCGTTGGCGCAGTTCGATTTTGAGCATAACGGGAATACGTACCAGGAGTATCGGTTTAACAAGCGAGACTCGTTGATATTGGTTGCCCGTTTGTCTCCGTTGTTCACTGCGGCTGTCGTTGACCGTTGGCAAGAGCTGGAAAATAGCACTCCAGCACTTCCTCAATCATTACCAGAAGCATTGCGCCTTGCTGCTGATATGGCAGAACAGAAAGCCGCGCTCGAGTACAAGGTTCAGCAGGATGCGCCAAAGGTGGCGTTTGTCGATCATTTCGTTGATGCCGCTGGTGCTAAGAGCCTACGTGAAAGCGCCAAGATTCTACGCATGGCTGAAAAGTCGATGATAGAGGCGCTATTGCGTGACAAGGTTCTGTTTCGTCAGTCTCGCAACTTATTGCCATCCTCAATCCACCAGCGAAACGGCTTATTCTGCGTGAAAACCGGCACATCTGAATTTGGTCATGCTTTCACTCAAACCCGCGTAACGCCGCTGGGCCTGCAATGGCTTGCTGATCGTTACGCCTCTGAGCTGATGGTGGACTGATATGAGCCGTATATTTGATGTTGTTCAGTCTCTATCTGGTCAGAAAAACTCCATCGTAATACCTCGGCCTTACGTCAGGTTTTTTGCTGGCGATCAGCAGGCACTCGTCCTAGGCGCTTTGTTGAACCAGATCGTATTTTGGTCTGGCGTCGATTCTTCATGCGAAGGTGGATGGTTCTATAAGAGCCACAAAGAGATGGGGGAAGACTTAGAAACCCTGAGTGAGGATCAGGTAGGTCGCTTGGTTAAGAAGCTTTGCACCAAATATCTACCCGGAATTATTGAGACTAAAAACCAAAAGGTTAATGGCACTCCTACAGCCCATTATCGTATTGATGGAGATGCCCTAATCGCTAAGATTTTCCCGCCAGAGCTGGATTCCGCGAAAGTGCGGAATGGAAAACGCGAAAGTGCGGAATCAAATCCGCGGAATCGCGGAATGGAAACTGCGGAAGTGCAGAATGGAAACCGCGAAAGTGCGGAATCTTTTCTTTATACAGATCAAGACATACAGATCATAAAACCCTCTTCTTGTCCGGACGCTACGCTACCGGACGAAAGCCTCGGTGAGAATTTATCGGAGGCTGATTTCATCTCACGCCATCCCCAAGCGGTTGTTTGCAGTGCGAGAAAACGTCAGTGGGGTGGTAAGGACGATCTCATTTGCGCCGAATTCATCTGGTCGAAAATTATAGCGATGTACGAACAGGCTGCGGAAACCTGCGACGAGGTTGCCAAGCCGAAAGAACCAAACTGGGCAGCGTGGGCGAACGAGATACGCCTGATGGTGGCTCAGGATGGTCGGACGTACAAACAAATCTGTTCGCTGTTCAAACGCGCAAACCAAGATGGTTTCTGGGGTAAGAACATACTCAGTCCATCGAAATTACGTGAAAAATGGGATGAGTTATCACTGAAACTCAGCGCACCTATTGGGACACAATCTAGACCATCAAGCTACGTCAATATGGACTTTTCTAAGCAGGATTATTCATCGATCCCCAAAGGCTTTAGAGGGGGCGCTGCATCATGAGACACCCAAGTTACCGCGAGATACATGGCGTCGATGTTTTATCGCTGATCGCGACTATTCAGCAGGTTCGCCGCTGGTGGCACTTACGCAAATGGCGCTCGCATTGGGGTAACGATCAATACCTGCGCAAGGTTGCCGAAAAGCGCCAATGGATTGAAGTGCTGCGTGTTTTCAATTTCGAACGTAATTACAAGTTTATCAAGCTGATGGTTAAGGCTGATCAGCAGAGGGGGATTCTGTGAGCAAATCAGTGGTAGCACCAACGCCAGAACTATTACGCCAGCAGGCCTCGGAAATGCTCAAGCGTGCAGAGCAGCTCGAAAAGAACGGCGCAACCCGTGATGCAATCAAAAAGGCACTGGTACCGGCTTTACGCGATGTGATGCAGGCCAAGCATAGCGTTCAAAAATCAATGGATTCCTTGCTCGATGCAGTGGCCGACATGGAACAGAAGATCGGCAAGCTGGAAACCGTGGTCATGGAGGTGCTGTCGTGACATATCAACTTCTGGTTGGTCGCTGTGAAGATGCTTTGAAATCTTTACCTGATAATTCTGTTGATTCGATAGTTACCGATCCTCCGTATGGTTTAAGTTTCATGGGCCACAAGTGGGACTATCAAGTACCAACGGTAGAGCAGTGGATCGAATGCCTGCGTGTACTCAAACCGGGGGGACACCTTCTTGCTTTTGGTGGAGCGCGTACATATCACCGGCTAG comes from the Hafnia alvei genome and includes:
- the ssuE gene encoding NADPH-dependent FMN reductase, with translation MVIVSLAGSPKQPSRSSALLAVAHRWLARYNVEIVHFSLQDFVAEDLLFANFNSPQILALNYALSRADGLLVATPVYKAAYSGALKSILDLLPERALEHKVVLPLATAGSSNHFLALDYALKPVLSALKAQEVLHGVFATDIQIDYASREATLDAGLAERLEESLTTFYAAIQRRGLSLTAKEHVTSHE
- the rdgC gene encoding recombination-associated protein RdgC, encoding MKLAQIKNAIVFKATLPNADLLEGHMKECMFSDISETEFARSGFAVNTITGELVTPITGGYTITVRRDEKIIPSSVVNKEVETRVAAIELNSECKLKRKDKAIIKNNVIVELCKTAFVKTTYLFAYYDEANKLLIVATGSKPLSDIVVSLLVKACGSVKTETINVSDVKHGLTTRLRTYLTSGLEPFEGFRFSDFIQLGRLGDQKEIIKYSGSEIDDMQQEIIDKLDAGFIVEKVRLDMDGISFQLTEKFHFKAINLLSDINYQNEDDLPYRWRQEAGVKLFFMRTVVLGLVSVLEYKAEK
- a CDS encoding phage antirepressor KilAC domain-containing protein — protein: MAPYQNHQVMNSAQPMMSSREIAELVKSKHGDVKRSAERLVGAGILTAPLAQFDFEHNGNTYQEYRFNKRDSLILVARLSPLFTAAVVDRWQELENSTPALPQSLPEALRLAADMAEQKAALEYKVQQDAPKVAFVDHFVDAAGAKSLRESAKILRMAEKSMIEALLRDKVLFRQSRNLLPSSIHQRNGLFCVKTGTSEFGHAFTQTRVTPLGLQWLADRYASELMVD
- a CDS encoding Cro/CI family transcriptional regulator; translated protein: MYKQTVIDYFGTQRAVAKALGISDAAVSQWKDIIPEKDAYRLEIVTAGALKYDDAAYREATRATTPFFNSSISTRSLTVGRLRLENETHGGVSKTELRPDICPKSKGY
- a CDS encoding LexA family protein, which translates into the protein MKNETIGDRIRARRKELKLSQMKLSSSVGVSNVAISQWERDETEPTGDNLLSLATALKCSPQFIIRGDTNTNDNIEYLGPNRPKGDYPLISWVSAGMWCEAIEPYHRSGIDRWYETTVDCSEGSFWLEVKGDSMTAPSGLSIPEGTVILVDPEVEAVSGKLVVAKLESENEATFKKYVVDAGHRYLKPLNPQYSMIPINGNCRIVGVVVDAKIANLP
- a CDS encoding YmfL family putative regulatory protein, whose protein sequence is MHKLITSTPGGYEAMAQQLSHDGTHNALSNRVRQIGGQMVPFGMVIQMEAFSGRTDITEAMCKRAGGVFVKLPDVDQVGNEELLHKFNDLLAALGDFSRAHNEFTHDGVLDREESKRLRAKGYRAQSLIAEIWVISEMLWGEGDAKSMQLLASGATKSVCGEITA
- a CDS encoding 3'-5' exonuclease, encoding MINTIVIDTETMDVRPSALILSIGAFAFDVANLEGTRESILAVSREPELSDYSANAFYCLLDANDQLMLGRSVSKDTQHWWRNQKQDAQEALSGDRESLADQLLNLNSWIAQHTGATIYFRGTDFDGSILESAYRACHMECPWKYNGKRDVRTYIDALTGGKKGYVPDHQPYFQMIKHNALHDAMNDAEQMAIAKNYFTAVVKVA
- a CDS encoding pyocin activator PrtN family protein → MNTIFLLMAEYETASIPLSIIADKYLGMKPETAAVRANEGSLPIPTFRLADSNKSPRMIHLQDLAEFIDHRRDIARQELKKCQVK